The following DNA comes from Burkholderia sp. HI2500.
TCGGCGAGCGCCGCGAACTTCGCGACCACGCCGTCGCGGTCGAGCGGTTCGTCCGCGTGCGGGCCGAACACGCGCGGGAAATGATCGGGCTGGATCTTGCCGAGCATCACGTTGCAGTCGGTCACCGTCAGCGGGCCGCCCCGCCGATAGGCGGCCGGCCCCGGGTTCGCGCCGGCCGACTCTGGCCCGACGCGCAGCCGCGCGCCGTCGAAGCCGAGCACCGAGCCGCCGCCCGCGGCCACCGTATGGATACTCATCATCGGCGCGCGCATCCGCACGCCGGCCACCTGCGTCTCGAACACGCGCTCGAACTCGCCGTGATAGTGCGACACGTCGGTCGACGTGCCGCCCATGTCGAAGCCGATCACGCGCTCGAAGCCGGCCGCCTGCGCGGCGCGCACCATCCCGACGATGCCGCCGGCCGGGCCCGACAGGATCGCGTCCTTGCCCTGGAACGCATCGGCGCGCGTCAGCCCGCCGCTGCTCTGCATGAACTGCAGGTTCACGCCCGGCATCTCGTGCGCGACCTGCTCGACATAGCGGCGCAGGATCGGCGACAGGTACGCGTCGACTACCGTCGTATCGCCGCGCGACACCATCTTCATCAGCGGCGACACCTCATGCGACACCGACACCTGCGTGAAGCCGATGCGGCGCGCCAGGTCCGCCAGCGCGCGTTCGTGCGCGGTGTAGCGATAGCCGTGGATCAGCACGATCGCGAGCGCGCGCACGCCCGCGTCGAACACGCGGCGCAGTGACGCTTCGGCGCCCTGCGCATCGAACGGCACGACGATGTCGCCGTGCGCGCCGATGCGCTCGTCGATCTCGACGACGGCCTCGTACAGCGCGTCGGGCAGCACGATGTCGAGATCGAACAGGCGCGGCCGGTTCTGGTACGCGATGCGCAGCACGTCGCGAAAGCCGCGCGTCGTCGCGAGCGCCGTGCGTTCGCCCTTGCGTTCGAGCAGCGCGTTGGTCGCGACCGTCGTGCCCATCTTCACCATGTCGACGCGCTCGGGCGTGATCGGCTCGCCGGCCGCGAGGCCGAGCAGGTGGCGAATGCCGGCCACGGCCGCGTCGCGGTACTGCTCGGGGTTCTCCGACAGCAGCTTGTGCGTGACGAGCGTGCCGTCGGGCCGGCGCGCGACGATGTCGGTGAAAGTGCCGCCGCGGTCGATCCAGAATTGCCAGCGTGCGGCGTCGGACGGAACGGAGGAAAGGTGTCGGTCTGTCATGATGTCGGGTCGATGCGTCGTGGAATCGAGGGATGAGCGCCGCCGCACGGCGCGCGTCGCGCGCCGTGTCACGGGGTCGGTCAAAGGGGAAGAAAAATGAAGGGCGGGCTGCCCCGCCGCTTACGCGGCGTCGAGTTCGCGGCCGCGAGTCTCGGGCAGCGTCAGCGCGGCGACGATCACCACGCCGTACGCTGCGACCGCGAAGATGCCGATGCTCGTGCCGAGCCCGTATTGCTTGGACAGCGCGCCGATCAGGAACGGGAACAGCGCACCGATCGCGCGGCCCACGTTGTAGCAGAAGCCCTGGCCGGAACCGCGCACGCGGGTCGGGAACAGTTCGGTGAGGAACGCGCCCATCCCCGAGAAGATGCCCGATGCGAAGAAGCCGAGCGGAAAGCCGAGCCACAGCATCGACGCGTTGGTCAGGTTCAGCGACGTGTACGCGAACGCGATCACCATCGAGCCGACCGCGAACAGGATGAAGTTCGGCTTGCGGCCCAGGCGGTCGGTCAGGTACGCGCTCGTCAGGTAGCCGACCCACGAGCCGAAGATGATCATCGCGAGATAGCCGCCGGTGCCCATCACCGTGAGGTGACGCTCGGTCTTCAGGAAGGTCGGCAGCCACGTCGTGATCGCGTAGTAGCCGCCCTGCGCGCCGGTGGTCAGCAGCGCCGCGCGCAGCGTCGTCGTGATCAGCTTCGGCGCGAAGATCTCGGTGAGGCGCGGCGCATCGGCCACTTTCGCCTGCGCGGCCTTCTCCTTCTCGTAGACGTCCGGCTCCTTCACGTAGCGACGGATCGCGACGACCAGCAGCGCGGGCGCGAGGCCGACGAGGAACAGCGCGCGCCACGCCTGCTCGGCCGGCAGCACCGAGAACAGCAGCGCATACAGCAGCGCGCACAGCCCCCAGCCGATCGCCCAGCCCGACTGGACGAGGCCGACCGCCCTGCCGCGGTCGCGCGCACGGATCACTTCGCCGATCAGCACCGCGCCGGCCGTCCATTCGCCGCCGAAGCCGAAGCCCATCAGCGCGCGCGCCGCGAGCAGCTGGTGGTAGTTCTGCGCGAGCCCGCACAGCGCGGTGAACACGGCGAACCACAGCACGGTGAGCTGCAGCGTGCGCACGCGGCCGATCCGGTCGGACAGGATGCCGGCGATCCAGCCGCCGGCCGCCGACGCGAGCAGCGTGATCGTGCCGATGAAGCCCGCGTCGGCGAGCGAGATGCCCCAGGTCGCGACGAGCGTCGGGATCACGAACGACAGCATCTGCGTGTCCATCCCATCGAGCATGTAGCCGACCTTGCAGCTCCAGAACGCGCGGCGCTCGCGCGGCTGCGCGTCCCCGTACCACGAGAACAGGCCGTTACGCTCGGGGCTCGCGGGCTCCGCGGCGTGCGCCGCGAGGGTCTTGCTTTCCATGGTGGTGCTCCTGTCGTTATGCGCCGTCGAATGATTGTCGCGCGTGCGGCGTGCCGTGCGGGTCGGGTTGTCGTCGTCCTGGCTCAGAACACGGCCAGCGACGCGTTCGTGATGTCGGTCATCAGCATGTGGCCGGGCGTATGCGCGATCGCGATCGGCAGCTTCGCGTCCATCAGCGCGGTTTGCGGCGTCACGCCGCACGCCCAGAACACCGGCAGCTCGCCGTCGCGGATCGTCACCGCGTCGCCGAATTCGGGGGCGTTCAGGTCGCTGATGCCCAACTCGCGCGGATCGCCGAGATGGATCGGCGCGCCGTGCACGCCCGGAAACCGGCTGGTGATCTGCACCGCCCGAATCGCGTCGGCGCCGCGCATCGGCCGCATCGACACGACGAGCTGGCCGCCGAAGATCCCCGCGCGGCGATTCGGGATCGACGTGCGGTACATCGGCACGTTGCGCCCCTCCTCCACATGGCGCAGGCCGATGCCTTCGCGCGCCAGCATGTCCTCGAACGAGAACGAGCAGCCGATCGCGAACACGACGAAATCGTCGCGCCACAGTGCCTCCAGCGATTCGACGCGTTCGGTCAGGCGGCCGTCGCGGTAGACGTTGTAGCTCGGCACGTCGGTGCGGATGTCGAGATCCTCGCCGAGCACGTCGACCCGGAACGCGCCCGGTTCGCCGACGCCCAGCAGCGGGCAGGCTTTCGGGTTCGCCTGGCAAAAGCGCAGGAAATCGTGCGCGAACGCGTCGGGCAGGATCGCGAGGTTCGCTTGCGCGTACGGGCCGCAGTGGCCGGCGGTCGGGCCGCGGAACGCGCCGTGGCGCACGGACTGGCGGAATTCGGAAGGGGTCATGAGGTTCTGTCGCGGATCGGTGTGGCGTCGGGATGACGGTGCCGTGTCATCGGATACAGCGAAGAGTAGAAAAGAAAAAATTTTGTCGCCAACGAGTTTTTTTGCGCTTCGTGTATAGAATTTCTTAACGGATCTTGGGGTTTTCCCCGGCTCCGTTCACTTTTCCTCACCGGCAAAGTGCGCGCTCACCCCTCCGTCCGACCGCCATGAACACGCGTTTTCTCGAAACCTTCGTCACGCTCGCGAAGTTGCGCAACTTCCGCACGACGGCCGCCGCGCTGCACGCGACGCCGGCCGCGATCTCGCAGCGCCTGAAAGCGCTCGAGGACGAACTGCAGACGGTACTCGTCGACCGCGACAGCCGCGAATTCCGGCTCACGCCGAACGGCGAATACCTGCTCGGCTATGCGAAGGCCGTGGTCGAGGCGACGCAGGAGCTGCAGGCCGCGGCCTCCGGCGAGCGCGCGCTGCGCGGCAAGCTGCGGCTCGGCGTGATCGAGACCGTCGTGCACAGCTGGCTGCCGCACTACATGCGGCGGCTGGCGGCCGACTATCCGCAGCTCGAGATCGACCTGACCGTCGACGTCAGCGTCGTGCTGCAGCGCCGGCTGATGGCCGGCGAGCTCGACCTGATCATCCGCGTGGAAGGCAGCGACGAGGCGTCGGTCGTGTGCGATGCGCTCGCGAACTACCCGGTGCGCTGGATCGCGCGCGCGGGGCTGCTGCCGAACACGCGCACGGGGCTCGCCAGGCAGGTGCTGCGGCAGCCGATTCTCACCTACGGGCGCGGTACGGCGCCGCATCGCGCGCTGGAGGACATCGTCCGCACGCTCGCGCATGCGCACGGCGTGCCGCTGTCGGACACGCGCATCACCGGCTCGCCGTCGATCTCGGTGATCGTGCAGCTCGTGCGCGACGGGTTTGGCGTGGCGGCGATTCCGGTGCTGTTCGTCGATGCGTTGATCGAAAGCGGCGAAGTCGTCGAGTTGCCGCTGCAGCCGTCGCCGCCGTCGATCGTCGTGTCGATGTCGCGGCGGGCCGATGCGCCGCGGTTCGTGCATGGCGCGTCGATTGCCGCGCGGGCGGCTTGTCATGAGTATTGCGAGAAAAGCAAGCGGTTGCTGGTTGAGGCGCTTTGATGCGGTGCAAGCCGGTGAATGGCGGGGCCGGGTATCCGGCACGCATTCGACTTCGCGCGAATCACCCACACTCGCCTGCGACGCGTGCGCCCCATGCGTCGTGCATGCCGGGCGTCGATCACCGCAACGTCATCGACGCACAGGCATCAGACACGAATGCGATGTTTCCGATCTGGCAGCGTGCGGCTCGGGCTGAGCCGAAAGACAGCGAAACGCAACGCGCCAGCTGAATCCGTACCACGACAAAGTCGAAGGGCACGGCCACACCAACGCGCGGCCGTGCCCGAGTCACCCGGCATCAATCAGCCGAGGCTCTCCTACTTCAGTGCGACCGCCCCGTATCCGTCCCCGGCGCGAACTCGATCCCCCGCAGCACTTCCGCGAACTTCGCAGTCCGCAGCACCGCGAATTGCTCATGCGCAGCCGTCGCCGCGCTCGTGTTCTTCAACACGTCACGCACTGCAACCAGCCGGTTCGGATCCGCACCAACGTCGCCATTGCCGCTGACGGTCGACGTAATCGCCCAGATCGTCACCGTGCCGTCGCGTTCGACGCGGCCCGTCAGGTTGCGCAGGCCGGCCGTCGCCGGTGCCCACGGCAGGCCCGTGGCCGAATTGTTGCCCGCCGGATAGCCGGCGACGGCATACGGCTGACCGAGGTTCAACCCGTTCTGCAGCGTGTACGCGAGCTTCCACTGCTTCGTACCCGCGTCGTAAACCCACTTCTGCAGGCCCGCCGTCTTCTGCGCAGCGGCGTGCGTGTACAGGTCCGCGCCGCCCGTGTAGCCGTCGCCCTCGTCCGCGACATACAGCGTGTTCGCGTCGGCGAACCAGATCCCGAACGGATAGGCGAGCGTCGTCGCGGTCTTGTTCGGCGTGCTCGGGAAACCGGCCAGCACGCACATGGTGTTCGGCAGGCCAGCCGTCTGCAGCGTGGCGGCGTTGTACGCGAGCGGCGCGGTCGGCAGCACGGCCTTCGGTGACGGCACGCCGACGCCCGACGGGCACGCGGTGCCGGTCGTATCGACGAAGTACACCGTGTTCACGCCGTTGCCGCCGCTGCCCTTCGTGTAGTACACGACGTTGTCGTGCACCGCGATGCCGCGGAAGTTGTCGTCCTTGCCGATCTTGTCGGCCTTCACGCCGAGTTCCGTGACCGAGAAGCTCGCGAGCGGCGTCGGCACGCCCGGATCCTGCTGCGCTTCGTGATGCTTCGCGCCGTCGATGAGCTGCGCGCCCGCGCCGAGGATCACGTTGTCCGGCTGCGGGTTCGCGCCGTTGCCGGCGTTGCCCGACGTGTAGTAGATCTCGCGGCCGTCGCGATTGTTCAGGATCGCCGCGCGGCCGTTGTTGCCGCTGTACGCGTTCGTCTCGGTGAAGCGGAAATGCCCGTGGCGATCGACGCGCGCGATCGCGCGATAAAAGTTCTGCCCGTCCGGGTTGGTCGTATCGACCGCGAGCAGCGTGTTCGAGTTCGACACGTCGACCGTATTGACCGGCGCGACGTAGCCCATGAACGTCAGATAGCGGCCGTCGAGCGACAGGTGCAGGCCGAGCTCCGACTTCGAGCTGAAGCTCGTCACCAGCTGGTCGTGCGCGAAGCCTTTCTGCAGGCTGTTCGGCACTTCGAGCGTGCTGACGACACCGCCTGCCGGCGTGATCTGGTCGAGGAAGATGCGCGACGTGATGCCGAAGCTGCCGTCGTAGCGGTCGTTGTTCCACACGGTCGGATAGGTGCCGTCGTTCGGCGCGCCGGATGCCGCGCCGCAACCACCGGTGGTCTTCGCGCAGTTCGGCGGCAGGATCGCGCCGGGCTGGACGTTGGCCGACACGTTGTCGTACACGCTGCGGCTGACGACCAGGAAGCCCGGCACGAAACCCGGCGCGAAACGGCTGTCGCCGTCGTTGTCATGCGGAGCAGCGTGTGCGCCGATGCTCGCGGCAATCAGCGTCAGTGCGAAGACGGGAACGGCACGATCGCGCAGCGCGCGGCGGCGCTTCGCGGACAAGGCGAGATTCGGCATGGACAAGGCTCCGTACGACATCGAGTGAGGACGTTGTGGGTGGACAGACTGACGACGTGAAGCCCCGCCACCTTAGCCATGCTTGATGAAGAATTGATTGCACGCGATCCCGCGGAAACCCGCGTGAAAACACGGGCTGCCGAGTGCGGCGCGTTGTTATTGATCCGTAATGCGAAAGAAATGAATCAGACAGCCAATCAGGCGGATTGGCCCGCATGCGGTTGCGTGAGCTTGCCGTCGCCATACTCGCGCAACACTTTCGAAATCACGACGCGATAGCCGTCCAGCCAGCGCGCCTGTTTCGTCTTTGCCTCGAGATGCGCCGGGTGCTGCATCAGCTGCCGCAGCGCCGCCTCCGACTCCCAGTAGTAGACGTTCTGGATCAGCCCCGATTCGGCGTTCTCCCACGTCTCCTCGCCGAGATAGCCGGGCGTCGCGCGCGCCATGTCGGCAATCTGCCGGTCGAGCCGGTGGAATTCGTCGTCGTATTGCCCGGCACGGAAAATGAAGGTCGACGCGTACATGCCCGCTCCATCGAAAGCGATTGAAAGAGCGCCGATTGTAAGGCACGTGCGGCTGGCCGCCGTCGTTATGCGGCGAGCGTATCGAGGTCGGGCCGGTCGGCGAGCCACGCGTCGATGCGTGGGGCGTCCTCGCGCATGCCGGCCGCGGGCGCCGGCATCGCAGCCAGGGCGTGCCGTGCCCGTTCAAGCGCCTGCGCGAAGCCGCGCAACTCGCGCGTCGCGGGCCGGTCGTCGGCGTGACGGCGCGCGAGCGCTGCTTCGATGTTCATGCCGATCAATGCGAGTTGCGCGTCGATGAACGCGAGGCAGCGTGTGCGGCAATACTCGGAAACCAGTGCGACGGCCAGCAGCACCGGCACGATCGACACGGTCAGGTAGCCGCCGGGCGCAAGCCGCGACAGCGCATGCCGCACATCCTGCCCGCCATCGGTCAACGATGCGAACACGGCATCCCGCCACACCGCGCGCTCGAACACCAGCGCATCGCGATACGCGTCGAGCGCCGCACGGTCCGCGACCTGCCCGGCCGTCACCAGTGGAATCGGGAATGACGATTCAACAGCAGATTGCGCGCTCGACGTTTCGACGATGCAGTTCGCACCGAGCCATCGCGCATCGTCGCGCCGCGCGGCCAGCACACGGGACTGCAAGCGGTCGGGCAGCATCGGATCGAGCGGCACCGCGCGGCAGATCGACGGCTTGTCCGCATGCACGCTGCAGCGTCCGTCGTCGGCCAGCGCCGCGCAGCGGCCGAGCGACGGATAGTCGTAGCCCTGCAGCGTCAGCGCGATCCATTCGCTCCCCGCGCCGCCGGTGCGATGAAACAGCCGCGCCGACAGCGCATCGGACGCCGCGACGTCTTCCGCATCGAGCGCGTGCTCGCGGCCGCCCGCACGCCAGCGCTCGCCGGTTCGACGCGTCGGCACGCGACGGATCGTCAGCGCACCGACGAAGCGATGCCCGTGCCGAAACAGTTCGCGCAACGACAGCGTCGGCGCGCTGTTGCAGCAGCGTCCGCATGCGTTGCACGCGAGCAGGTACGTGTCTACCACGGCCGTCGCACCGAATCCTGGTAACGCGTGAGGATGAAGCGCGCGACGTCGTCCGAGTGATACGCGGCGACGAGCTGCGTGACCCACGGCTTCGCGCGATCGGCCTCGCGCACCGTCAGCACGTTCGCATACGGCGAGCGCGCATCCTCGATGCTGATGCTGTCGCGTGCGGGCTGCAGCCCGGCACGCGCGGCATCGTCGCTGTCGATCGCGACGAACGCGGCCGTGTCGAGCGCAGCATAAAGGCGATCGCGGCGCAGCGCGACGAGCTTCAGCCCGAGCCGGTTGCCGGTCACGTCGCGCAGCGTCGCACGCAGGCCGGCCCGCTCGCGCAGCGTCACCAGCGTGTCGTTCTGCAGCAGCACGAGCGAGCGCGCCATCCCGCGCGGATCGGCAGGAATCGCGACCGTCGCGCCGGGCTGCAGTTCGTTCAGGTTCTTCAGCTTGCGCGAATAGAGTGCCATCGGCAGCGTGACGGTCGGCGCGACTTCGGTCAGCGCGTAGCGCTTCTGCGCGCGCGTCGCGGCAAGCTGTTGTGCATCCTCGAAGCTGGCTGCGTCGATCCGGCCGTCGGCCAGTGCCGCGTCGATGCGCGATGCATCGTCGAATTCGACGACGTCGATGCCGAATCCTCGCGACGCGGCGACCCGCTTCACTTCGTCCAGGATCTGCGCATGTACGCCGCGCGTCACGCCGACGCGTACCGCCGGTGCGGCCGATTCGGCGGCCACGGTCAAACCCGAATGAACGATTGCACACGCAACCATCAGCCACGCGCACATGCAAACCACGACGCGCTTCATGACGCATCCCTCAGAATCGTGCGAAACCCGATATGCGACGCGCCGAGATCGGCTTCCTGCTGTTCGCGCGACGACGCGCGATAGCGCACGCAGTAGTCGCGCGAGCACAGGAACGAGCCGCCCTTGATGACCATCGGCGTGTCGTGCCGGCGCGTCGGCGGCGCGACGGCCGCCGTGTCGCCGTTCGTATGCGACTGGTGCGGGCCCGTGTACGTGTCCTTGGTCCATTCCCAGGCATTGCCGATCATGTCGTAGAGCCGGAACCCGTTCGCCGCGTAGCAGCCGACGGGCGCGAGCCCCGCATGGCCGTCCTCGGCCGTATCGAGCACCGGGAACACGCCCTGCCAGTAGTTCGCGGCCGGCTTGCCCTGCGCATCGCGCGGCGCCGCGTCGAGCGCTGCGTCGTCGCGGCCGGCCTTGCCCGCGTATTCCCATTCGGCTTCGGTCGGCAGGTCGCGGCCGAGCCAGCGCGCATACGCGAGCGCATCGCGCTGCGTGACGAGCGTGACGGGCAGGTTGCCGAGCCCGTCGATGCCGCTGCCCGGCCCGTGCGGGTGACGCCACGACGCGCCCTTCACCCACGACCACCAGGCAAGATCGCGCGTGTTCATCTCGTCGCGCGTCGGCACATGGAACACGGCCGCCCCGTCCTGCTGCTCGGCCTCGGTCACGTAGCCGGTCGCCTGCACGAACGCGGCGAACTGCGCGATCGTCACGTCGGTCTGGTCGATCCAGAACCCGCCGACACGCGTGCGGCCGTCGCCCGCCGGGCGCTCGTCCGCATAGCCGCGCGTGCTGCCGAACACGAACGCGCCGCCGCGCAGGTGCACCATCCCGGCCTTCGGGTCGTCGCGCCATCTGGCCGGCAGCCCCGAATAGCGCGCGCACTGTCGCTCCGAGCCCAGCGGCGCGAGCGCGCGGCCGCGATTCGCGTCGTCGAAGGCGCCGCCCGCCGGTACGACGGGATTCGCATAGCCGGCCGCGAACGCGGCGGCGAACAGCGTGCCGGCCAGCGCCGCGCCGATCGTCCAGAACCGGAACCGCATCGTGTCGCTCCCGGCTTCAGTAGTAGCCGCGCGGACGCAGCGGTTCGACACCGCCGACG
Coding sequences within:
- a CDS encoding MFS transporter, with product MESKTLAAHAAEPASPERNGLFSWYGDAQPRERRAFWSCKVGYMLDGMDTQMLSFVIPTLVATWGISLADAGFIGTITLLASAAGGWIAGILSDRIGRVRTLQLTVLWFAVFTALCGLAQNYHQLLAARALMGFGFGGEWTAGAVLIGEVIRARDRGRAVGLVQSGWAIGWGLCALLYALLFSVLPAEQAWRALFLVGLAPALLVVAIRRYVKEPDVYEKEKAAQAKVADAPRLTEIFAPKLITTTLRAALLTTGAQGGYYAITTWLPTFLKTERHLTVMGTGGYLAMIIFGSWVGYLTSAYLTDRLGRKPNFILFAVGSMVIAFAYTSLNLTNASMLWLGFPLGFFASGIFSGMGAFLTELFPTRVRGSGQGFCYNVGRAIGALFPFLIGALSKQYGLGTSIGIFAVAAYGVVIVAALTLPETRGRELDAA
- a CDS encoding putative hydro-lyase; the protein is MTPSEFRQSVRHGAFRGPTAGHCGPYAQANLAILPDAFAHDFLRFCQANPKACPLLGVGEPGAFRVDVLGEDLDIRTDVPSYNVYRDGRLTERVESLEALWRDDFVVFAIGCSFSFEDMLAREGIGLRHVEEGRNVPMYRTSIPNRRAGIFGGQLVVSMRPMRGADAIRAVQITSRFPGVHGAPIHLGDPRELGISDLNAPEFGDAVTIRDGELPVFWACGVTPQTALMDAKLPIAIAHTPGHMLMTDITNASLAVF
- a CDS encoding LysR family transcriptional regulator, coding for MNTRFLETFVTLAKLRNFRTTAAALHATPAAISQRLKALEDELQTVLVDRDSREFRLTPNGEYLLGYAKAVVEATQELQAAASGERALRGKLRLGVIETVVHSWLPHYMRRLAADYPQLEIDLTVDVSVVLQRRLMAGELDLIIRVEGSDEASVVCDALANYPVRWIARAGLLPNTRTGLARQVLRQPILTYGRGTAPHRALEDIVRTLAHAHGVPLSDTRITGSPSISVIVQLVRDGFGVAAIPVLFVDALIESGEVVELPLQPSPPSIVVSMSRRADAPRFVHGASIAARAACHEYCEKSKRLLVEAL
- a CDS encoding antibiotic biosynthesis monooxygenase family protein; this translates as MYASTFIFRAGQYDDEFHRLDRQIADMARATPGYLGEETWENAESGLIQNVYYWESEAALRQLMQHPAHLEAKTKQARWLDGYRVVISKVLREYGDGKLTQPHAGQSA
- a CDS encoding YkgJ family cysteine cluster protein, translating into MVDTYLLACNACGRCCNSAPTLSLRELFRHGHRFVGALTIRRVPTRRTGERWRAGGREHALDAEDVAASDALSARLFHRTGGAGSEWIALTLQGYDYPSLGRCAALADDGRCSVHADKPSICRAVPLDPMLPDRLQSRVLAARRDDARWLGANCIVETSSAQSAVESSFPIPLVTAGQVADRAALDAYRDALVFERAVWRDAVFASLTDGGQDVRHALSRLAPGGYLTVSIVPVLLAVALVSEYCRTRCLAFIDAQLALIGMNIEAALARRHADDRPATRELRGFAQALERARHALAAMPAPAAGMREDAPRIDAWLADRPDLDTLAA
- a CDS encoding MetQ/NlpA family lipoprotein; the encoded protein is MKRVVVCMCAWLMVACAIVHSGLTVAAESAAPAVRVGVTRGVHAQILDEVKRVAASRGFGIDVVEFDDASRIDAALADGRIDAASFEDAQQLAATRAQKRYALTEVAPTVTLPMALYSRKLKNLNELQPGATVAIPADPRGMARSLVLLQNDTLVTLRERAGLRATLRDVTGNRLGLKLVALRRDRLYAALDTAAFVAIDSDDAARAGLQPARDSISIEDARSPYANVLTVREADRAKPWVTQLVAAYHSDDVARFILTRYQDSVRRPW
- a CDS encoding formylglycine-generating enzyme family protein; its protein translation is MRFRFWTIGAALAGTLFAAAFAAGYANPVVPAGGAFDDANRGRALAPLGSERQCARYSGLPARWRDDPKAGMVHLRGGAFVFGSTRGYADERPAGDGRTRVGGFWIDQTDVTIAQFAAFVQATGYVTEAEQQDGAAVFHVPTRDEMNTRDLAWWSWVKGASWRHPHGPGSGIDGLGNLPVTLVTQRDALAYARWLGRDLPTEAEWEYAGKAGRDDAALDAAPRDAQGKPAANYWQGVFPVLDTAEDGHAGLAPVGCYAANGFRLYDMIGNAWEWTKDTYTGPHQSHTNGDTAAVAPPTRRHDTPMVIKGGSFLCSRDYCVRYRASSREQQEADLGASHIGFRTILRDAS